From the Musa acuminata AAA Group cultivar baxijiao chromosome BXJ3-7, Cavendish_Baxijiao_AAA, whole genome shotgun sequence genome, one window contains:
- the LOC135642549 gene encoding patatin-like protein 2 — protein sequence MLTAPNNDGRPLFAAKDIIQFFLDNSPKFFPQKKAGIVWNLFDAATGPKYDGKYLHSKIQELLGDTKLSQTLTNIVIPTFDIKLLQPIVFSTFETKYTPLKDALLSDICIGTSAAPTYLPGHYFQTEDHQGGTREFNLVDGGVAANNPTLTAMSQVTKEILMENADFFPIKPADSGKFLVISLGTGSNKQEGKFSAQESAKWGLLEWLYNKGSTPIIDIFFQASADMVDIHVPVLFRALHSEEHYLRIQDDTLVGDAASVDISTRENLEKLVEMGNELLKKPASRANLENGTFEPCEAEETNEEAFSRFARRLSSERKLRNSFKLLR from the exons ATGCTTACAGCACCCAATAACGACGGCCGGCCGCTCTTTGCTGCAAAGGATATCATTCAGTTTTTTCTGGATAATAGCCCCAAGTTTTTCCCGCAAAAGAA AGCTGGTATCGTGTGGAACTTGTTTGACGCAGCCACTGGACCCAAGTACGACGGCAAGTATCTGCACTCCAAGATTCAAGAACTGCTCGGTGACACGAAGCTTAGCCAAACCCTAACCAACATAGTCATTCCCACTTTCGACATCAAGCTTCTGCAGCCCATCGTCTTCTCGACCTTTGAG ACGAAGTACACACCGTTGAAGGACGCTCTCCTGTCGGACATTTGCATCGGTACGTCTGCAGCACCAACTTATCTTCCTGGTCATTACTTCCAGACGGAAGACCATCAAGGGGGCACTCGGGAGTTCAACCTCGTCGACGGTGGTGTGGCTGCAAACAACCCG ACTTTAACTGCGATGAGCCAAGTAACGAAGGAGATCTTGATGGAGAATGCGGACTTCTTTCCGATCAAGCCGGCGGACTCCGGCAAGTTCCTCGTCATCTCTCTGGGGACTGGTTCTAACAAGCAAGAGGGGAAATTTAGCGCGCAAGAGAGCGCCAAGTGGGGCTTGCTCGAGTGGCTGTACAACAAGGGAAGCACTCCTATCATCGACATCTTCTTTCAGGCGAGTGCAGACATGGTGGACATCCACGTACCTGTTCTCTTTCGAGCACTCCACTCCGAGGAGCATTACCTACGCATACAG GATGATACTCTGGTCGGCGACGCCGCGTCGGTGGACATCTCGACGAGGGAGAACTTGGAGAAGCTGGTGGAGATGGGCAACGAGCTGCTTAAGAAGCCAGCGTCGAGGGCGAACTTAGAGAATGGAACGTTCGAGCCATGTGAAGCAGAGGAAACGAACGAAGAAGCCTTCTCTCGTTTCGCCCGGAGGCTCTCCAGTGAAAGAAAGCTGAGGAACTCTTTCAAGTTACTGAGATGA
- the LOC103991437 gene encoding transcription initiation factor IIB — protein MGDAYCPDCKRGTEVVLDHSAGDTVCSECGLVLESHSVDETSEWRTFANESGDNDPVRVGGPTNPLLADGGLSTVISKPNGAQGDFLSSSLGRWQNRGSNPDRSLILAFKTIATMADRLGLVATIKDRANEIYKKVEDLKSVRGRNQDAILAACLYIACRQEDKPRTVKEICSVANGATKKEIGRAKEFIVKQLEVEMGQSMEMGTIHAGDFLRRFCSHLGMTNQAVKAAQEAVQKSEELDIRRSPISIAAAVIYMITQLSDDKKPLKDISLATGVAEGTIKNSYKDLYPYASRIIPTFFAKEEDLKNLCSP, from the exons ATGGGGGACGCGTACTGCCCGGACTGCAAGCGGGGGACGGAGGTGGTGCTCGACCACTCGGCGGGGGACACGGTGTGCTCCGAGTGCGGGCTGGTGCTGGAGTCGCACTCCGTCGACGAGACCTCCGAGTGGCGGACCTTCGCTAACGAGTCCGGCGACAATGACCCTGTCCGAGTCGGCGGGCCCACCAACCCCCTCCTTGCCGACGGCGGCctctccaccgtcatctccaagcCCAACGGCGCCCAGGGCGATTTCCTATCCTCCTCCCTCGGCCGATGGCAGAACCGTGGATCCAACCCCGACCGATCCCTCATCCTCGCCTTCAAGACCATCGCCACCATGGCCGACAG GTTGGGTCTTGTTGCGACTATCAAG GATCGAGCCAATGAGATATATAAGAAAGTTGAAGATCTGAAGTCTGTTAGAGGACGAAATCAAGATGCAATTTTGGCTGCTTGTCTATACATTGCTTGTCGGCAGGAGGACAAGCCTCGTACTGTAAAAG AGATTTGTTCTGTTGCCAATGGTGCTACAAAGAAGGAAATAGGTCGGGCCAAAGAATTCATTGTCAAACAGCTTGAAGTTGAGATGGGGCAATCTATGGAGATGGGTACAATTCATGCAGGAGATTTCTTG AGGCGGTTCTGTTCACATCTTGGCATGACTAACCAAGCAGTTAAAGCGGCTCAAGAAGCAGTTCAAAAATCAGAGGAACTTGATATTCG GAGGAGTCCCATCTCAATTGCAGCAGCTGTTATTTACATGATAACCCAGTTGTCTGATGACAAGAAGCCCCTCAAAG ATATATCCCTTGCAACTGGTGTGGCAGAAGGCACCATAAAGAACTCCTATAAAGATCTTTATCCTTATGCTTCGAGGATCATTCCTACCTTTTTCGCCAAGGAGGAGGATCTAAAGAACCTTTGCAGTCCGTAA